In Streptomyces hawaiiensis, one genomic interval encodes:
- a CDS encoding sodium:solute symporter family protein — protein MNGLDWAVLIGYFAVMVAIGVWSHKRVDNVSDFFTAGGKMPWWLSGISHHMSGYSAVMFTGYAGIAYTYGVTSFVTWSFPIALGIAIGSKLFAPRINRLRSRLHVASPLEYLKNRYDLKTQQALAWSGMLLKIVDVGAKWAAIATLLSVFTGISLNQGILITGGITAIYCTIGGLWADALTELGQFIIQLLAGIAMFVAVFVRLDDHGGFFGVWDQPELQGHEKPLVGEFGTVFLLAFLFIKLFEYNGGMLNQAQRYMATRNAKEAERSARLSAILWLVWPLVLFFPMWMSPLLVDSQKPDGSDSYALMTEQLLPHGLLGLVIVGFFSHTMAMCSSDANAIAAVFTRDCAPVIWARARTWNQSQGLRVARIATVVFLGLSMAAATQVNSPAFKDIITVVIKWVAGLMGPMAIPMMLGLLRTFRRSGPTAALVSWSMGLLAFWLVNYPINWNVEGGVPLQYQVSIPLAVSLVLYILIGYIRPEDTPERLAIIERINTDGDGAASATLPTPTGPKDEVVGTARE, from the coding sequence ATGAACGGTCTCGACTGGGCCGTGCTCATCGGCTACTTCGCCGTGATGGTCGCGATCGGCGTCTGGTCGCACAAACGCGTCGACAACGTCAGCGACTTCTTCACCGCCGGCGGCAAGATGCCGTGGTGGCTCTCCGGCATCTCGCACCACATGTCGGGCTACAGCGCGGTGATGTTCACCGGGTACGCGGGCATCGCCTACACCTACGGCGTCACGTCCTTCGTCACCTGGTCCTTCCCCATCGCCCTCGGCATCGCCATCGGGTCGAAGCTGTTCGCCCCGCGCATCAACCGGCTGCGCTCCCGGCTCCATGTGGCCTCCCCGCTGGAGTACCTGAAGAACCGCTACGACCTCAAGACGCAGCAGGCGCTGGCCTGGTCCGGGATGCTGCTGAAGATCGTGGACGTGGGCGCGAAGTGGGCGGCGATCGCCACGCTGCTGTCCGTCTTCACGGGGATCAGCCTCAACCAGGGCATCCTCATCACCGGCGGCATCACCGCGATCTACTGCACCATCGGCGGCCTGTGGGCGGACGCGCTGACCGAACTCGGGCAGTTCATCATCCAGTTGCTGGCCGGCATCGCGATGTTCGTGGCGGTGTTCGTACGCCTCGACGACCACGGCGGCTTCTTCGGCGTGTGGGACCAGCCCGAGCTCCAGGGCCACGAGAAACCGCTGGTCGGCGAATTCGGCACGGTGTTCCTGCTCGCGTTCCTCTTCATCAAGCTCTTCGAGTACAACGGGGGCATGCTCAACCAGGCCCAGCGCTACATGGCCACGCGCAACGCCAAGGAGGCCGAGCGCTCGGCCCGCCTCTCGGCGATCCTGTGGCTGGTCTGGCCGCTGGTGCTGTTCTTCCCCATGTGGATGTCGCCGCTGCTGGTCGATTCGCAGAAGCCGGACGGCTCGGACTCCTACGCCCTGATGACCGAACAGCTCCTGCCGCACGGTCTGTTGGGCCTGGTCATCGTCGGCTTCTTCTCGCACACCATGGCCATGTGCTCCTCCGACGCCAACGCCATCGCGGCCGTGTTCACCCGGGACTGCGCGCCGGTGATCTGGGCGCGGGCCCGGACGTGGAACCAGAGCCAGGGCCTGCGGGTCGCCCGAATCGCCACAGTCGTCTTCCTCGGCCTCTCCATGGCGGCGGCGACTCAGGTCAACTCGCCCGCGTTCAAGGACATCATCACGGTGGTCATCAAGTGGGTGGCCGGTCTGATGGGCCCGATGGCTATCCCCATGATGCTGGGCCTGCTGCGCACGTTCCGCCGCTCCGGCCCCACGGCGGCCCTGGTCAGCTGGTCGATGGGCCTGCTCGCCTTCTGGCTGGTGAACTACCCGATCAACTGGAACGTCGAGGGCGGCGTGCCGCTCCAGTACCAGGTGTCGATCCCGCTGGCGGTCTCACTGGTCCTCTACATCCTCATCGGCTACATCAGGCCGGAGGACACCCCGGAGCGGCTGGCGATCATCGAGCGGATCAACACGGACGGGGACGGCGCGGCCTCGGCCACGCTCCCGACCCCGACCGGCCCCAAGGACGAGGTGGTAGGAACCGCCAGGGAGTGA